The following are encoded together in the Lactuca sativa cultivar Salinas chromosome 1, Lsat_Salinas_v11, whole genome shotgun sequence genome:
- the LOC111879315 gene encoding F-box/FBD/LRR-repeat protein At1g13570, translating to MGDTISQERNKRRVVTCAKEDIISNLPEHLIDSILERVPLEEAVRTSILSKNWRHRWTKMGALAFDEQFFKKYTKNGAFGRNGFIRIINKVLILHNGPISKFLLHIPNMNMFLDCFEEVDQWMLLLSRNGVKELILTNSNQRYQLPSYVFSCLELTKLKMKHCFFKPPLNFEGFLNLEDLNLRCIDFGANLCGTQINLPQLKKLSLHKCTNVYNFDIKATKLEKLTVIACPDAILTTMLSNMTKIKCFFVDAQFLKIFTAENIPKWVPQPINSLTRLWFQKFQLGDLHQLNGALCLLRNSPNLKTLGMHLEMKHGGNVGPASSILESPNCLDISNRLQTVKIDCLQGSKPELLFVKLLLAHSSSLQKFTITPSRALDVKKILDISKDVMRFSRASPKAEMIYLNPKP from the exons ATGGGTGACACTATTTCACAAG AGAGAAATAAAAGGAGGGTTGTCACTTGTGCTAAAGAGGATATAATCAGTAACTTGCCTGAACACTTAATAGACTCAATCTTAGAGcgggtcccacttgaagaggctGTAAGGACAAGCATTTTATCAAAAAATTGGAGGCATAGATGGACCAAAATGGGGGCACTGGCTTTTGATGAGCAGTTCttcaaaaaatatacaaaaaatggAGCTTTTGGTCGTAATGGGTTTATAAGGATCATAAACAAAGTCTTGATCCTTCATAATGGTCCTATCTCAAAATTTCTTCTCCATATACCCAATATGAATATGTTTCTTGATTGCTTCGAAGAAGTCGATCAATGGATGCTACTCTTATCAAGAAACGGAGTCAAGGAACTCATTCTTACTAATTCAAATCAACGTTATCAACTTCCTTCTTATGTGTTTTCTTGTCTAGAATTGACaaagttgaaaatgaaacactGTTTCTTTAAGCCACCACTTAATTTTGAAGGATTTCTCAATCTTGAAGATCTTAATCTCCGATGTATTGACTTTGGGGCTAACTTGTGTGGAACTCAGATCAACTTACCACAACTTAAGAAGTTGTCTCTGCATAAGTGCACAAATGTTTACAATTTCGACATTAAGGCTACAAAATTGGAAAAATTGACTGTCATTGCTTGCCCTGATGCTATATTGACCACAATGTTAAGTAACATGACCAAAATTAAATGTTTTTTCGTCGATGCTCAGTTTCTCAAG ATTTTTACTGCAGAAAATATTCCAAAGTGGGTACCACAACCGATTAATAGCTTAACGAGGTTGTGGTTCCAAAAATTTCAACTTGGTGACTTGCATCAACTTAATGGTGCTCTTTGTTTGCTTCGGAACTCACCAAATCTAAAGACACTGGGGATGCACTTGGAGATG AAACATGGAGGTAACGTAGGACCCGCTTCAAGTATATTGGAATCTCCAAACTGCTTGGATATATCGAATCGATTGCAAACTGTGAAGATAGATTGTTTACAAGGATCAAAACCGGAACTGCTTTTTGTAAAACTTCTTCTTGCTCATTCCTCTTCTCTACAGAAGTTTACCATCACACCAAGTCGAGCTCTTGATGTTAA